Proteins encoded together in one Rhizobium sp. 11515TR window:
- a CDS encoding invasion associated locus B family protein, whose product MKTFVCCVVFSLCGAGVSSALGADNSSEAPQSGSQNVTSDAGKTNPSNAVAPAPATSAPAGPQISEQKFDAWTLQCSADKTMKPRCQIVYRLTSPDQKQVFMVISMARSADKKVGMQMALPLGFAIQGGVKIGFGSKYSTMAKVSRCTTQGCLVEGLCPPEMLAALMKEKSGKVSIRMMQGNMAELPISLTGFGAAFQAMQADSG is encoded by the coding sequence TTGAAGACATTCGTCTGTTGCGTGGTTTTCTCGCTTTGTGGAGCGGGTGTTTCCTCCGCGCTTGGGGCTGATAATAGCTCAGAGGCGCCGCAATCGGGGTCTCAAAATGTAACGTCGGATGCCGGCAAGACCAATCCATCCAATGCCGTGGCGCCAGCTCCGGCTACATCCGCGCCAGCCGGTCCGCAGATTAGCGAACAGAAGTTCGATGCGTGGACATTGCAATGTTCGGCCGACAAAACGATGAAGCCGCGCTGCCAGATCGTCTACCGATTGACGTCACCGGATCAAAAGCAGGTGTTCATGGTCATCAGTATGGCGCGTTCCGCGGACAAGAAGGTCGGCATGCAGATGGCTCTTCCGCTCGGTTTTGCTATTCAGGGTGGTGTGAAGATTGGCTTCGGCAGCAAATATTCGACAATGGCGAAGGTATCGCGCTGCACCACGCAAGGATGCCTGGTGGAGGGGTTGTGCCCACCCGAGATGCTAGCGGCCTTGATGAAGGAAAAGTCGGGAAAAGTCTCGATCCGGATGATGCAGGGAAACATGGCGGAGCTTCCAATCTCTCTGACCGGCTTCGGCGCCGCCTTTCAGGCAATGCAGGCAGATAGCGGATGA